One window of the Leptospira koniambonensis genome contains the following:
- the dapF gene encoding diaminopimelate epimerase, with protein sequence MAKVHFTKMEGIGNDYVYVDATKDDLRLNPEQIQKLSDRNFGIGGDGVIFIRASSKGDFQMDMYNADGSSSEMCGNGIRCVGKYVFDHGLTNKKQPKIETGAGVLELDLKVNGSGKVEQVSVDMGKPILVPSLIPVKWENENPILEQPLSFLSGLPGYSSYNLKFSAVSMGNPHCIIYVEDPDKFPVREIGPLIENHTELFPRRVNVEFVSLRGKDHLYQRTWERGAGETLACGTGACAVMTASHLNGKTGKDVRIDLRGGTLRVQLLESGHVLMTGPATEVFSGVVEV encoded by the coding sequence TTGGCTAAAGTACATTTTACCAAGATGGAAGGGATCGGAAACGATTACGTGTATGTGGATGCAACTAAAGACGATTTACGTCTGAACCCGGAGCAGATCCAAAAACTTTCCGACCGTAATTTTGGGATCGGTGGTGATGGTGTGATCTTTATCCGCGCATCTAGTAAAGGCGATTTCCAAATGGATATGTACAATGCGGATGGTTCTTCTTCCGAGATGTGTGGAAATGGAATTCGCTGTGTTGGAAAATATGTTTTCGATCATGGTCTTACGAATAAAAAACAACCTAAGATAGAAACCGGGGCAGGAGTTTTAGAACTCGACCTTAAAGTAAATGGAAGCGGCAAAGTGGAACAGGTTTCCGTAGATATGGGAAAACCGATCTTAGTTCCTTCTTTAATCCCTGTTAAATGGGAAAATGAAAATCCAATCTTAGAACAGCCGCTTTCCTTCTTAAGTGGATTACCAGGTTATTCTTCTTATAATCTAAAATTCAGTGCCGTAAGTATGGGAAATCCACATTGTATTATTTATGTAGAAGATCCTGATAAGTTTCCAGTCAGAGAGATCGGTCCTTTGATCGAAAATCATACTGAACTATTTCCTCGTAGAGTGAATGTTGAATTTGTTTCTTTAAGAGGGAAAGATCACCTGTATCAAAGAACTTGGGAAAGAGGTGCCGGAGAAACGTTAGCTTGTGGAACAGGTGCTTGTGCAGTGATGACAGCTTCTCACCTAAATGGTAAAACAGGCAAAGATGTTCGTATCGATCTAAGAGGGGGAACCTTAAGAGTGCAGTTGTTAGAATCAGGCCATGTGTTAATGACAGGCCCTGCAACGGAAGTATTCAGTGGAGTCGTGGAAGTTTAA
- a CDS encoding class I SAM-dependent methyltransferase, with the protein MNQTCYLCGSQKNKTLFVENGIPIVRCLNCSHAFSTYEQDEHYEGYWDDETGYDLDWWDVAHRDIYKDFIGKFLSAPKGKILDVGCGLGFFVKTIGTTRPGWEAVGYEISEKAVKFAREKNGLKQVFPGIVQDSGLPKESFDIITLWDVIEHIPKPHSLIQYLFGLLKPGGFLFVQTPNFPVQLFKANLKVALKGMQEGGHYLEAKDHINDYTEKTLGLLAEQCGFSSVEFSILKPIASVSGVSGPKAKLGVFLKKTFYYGTLMLWYLTFKQVNLNLTLFALLRKK; encoded by the coding sequence TTGAACCAGACCTGTTATCTTTGCGGAAGCCAGAAAAACAAAACCTTATTCGTCGAAAACGGAATCCCAATCGTGCGTTGTTTAAATTGCAGCCACGCATTCTCCACTTACGAACAAGACGAGCATTACGAAGGATACTGGGACGACGAAACCGGTTATGATTTAGACTGGTGGGATGTTGCTCATAGAGACATCTATAAAGACTTCATAGGCAAATTTCTTTCGGCTCCCAAGGGAAAAATTTTGGATGTTGGCTGCGGACTTGGTTTCTTCGTAAAAACAATCGGAACCACAAGACCGGGTTGGGAAGCAGTAGGTTATGAGATCTCCGAAAAAGCGGTTAAATTCGCTAGAGAAAAGAACGGACTCAAACAAGTATTTCCTGGAATCGTTCAGGACAGCGGCCTTCCAAAAGAAAGTTTTGATATCATCACTCTTTGGGACGTGATTGAACATATCCCTAAACCACATAGCCTCATCCAATATCTGTTCGGACTTTTAAAACCAGGTGGATTCTTATTTGTCCAAACTCCTAATTTCCCAGTCCAGCTATTCAAAGCAAATTTGAAAGTTGCATTGAAAGGTATGCAAGAAGGTGGACATTACTTAGAAGCAAAAGATCATATTAACGATTATACAGAAAAGACACTTGGCCTCTTGGCAGAACAATGTGGATTCTCTTCTGTAGAATTTTCTATCTTAAAACCGATCGCTTCTGTATCCGGAGTTTCCGGTCCCAAAGCAAAATTAGGAGTTTTCCTAAAAAAGACATTCTATTACGGAACTCTAATGCTTTGGTATTTAACATTCAAACAAGTGAATTTAAATCTGACCTTGTTTGCATTGCTTAGAAAGAAGTAA
- a CDS encoding FAD-dependent oxidoreductase: MILYMKGNLENKRVAIIGGGPGGLTLARLLQLKGVDVKVYERDINRDVRVQGATLDLHFESGLKVMKAANLLDSFKANYRPGADKGRVVDTHAKIIYDEHDKESNEDFDDTMFRPEIDRGPLREMLLNSLKPNAVVWDSQFKSMIQVEDTWILEFKNGTTATADIVIGADGANSKIRPFITSIKSFYSGVTIIQGNVPDSETSTPNIHQLLKGGKIYAYDGEKFLHVSSKGDGSLDFYVSCKKDENWIKNSGINFSDKAQVIEWFKEEFSKWDPVWLELAENVSLPLLLRPQYCMPLDQNWDTLPNLTILGDAAHPMPPSGEGVNLAMLDSLELSECLTNGNFKDIHAAMEAYEKQMQARAAQEAQESLEMTEWMHSEGATERLMQMLS; this comes from the coding sequence ATGATCCTATACATGAAGGGAAATTTAGAAAACAAACGGGTAGCCATTATTGGCGGTGGGCCAGGTGGCTTAACTCTTGCGAGGCTTTTACAGCTTAAAGGTGTAGATGTAAAAGTGTATGAAAGGGATATTAATAGAGATGTCCGGGTGCAAGGTGCGACCCTTGACCTACATTTTGAATCAGGTTTAAAAGTAATGAAAGCAGCAAACTTGTTGGACTCTTTCAAAGCCAATTACAGGCCTGGTGCAGATAAAGGCAGAGTTGTAGATACTCATGCTAAAATAATCTACGACGAGCATGATAAAGAATCGAATGAAGATTTCGATGACACGATGTTCCGACCTGAAATTGACAGAGGTCCTTTAAGAGAAATGTTATTAAATTCTTTAAAGCCAAATGCTGTTGTTTGGGACAGTCAGTTCAAATCTATGATACAAGTCGAAGATACATGGATATTGGAATTTAAAAATGGAACTACCGCCACTGCTGATATTGTAATTGGAGCAGATGGTGCAAATTCTAAGATCCGACCATTTATAACTTCTATCAAATCTTTTTATTCTGGCGTAACAATTATACAGGGAAATGTGCCTGATTCAGAAACATCTACACCTAATATTCATCAACTATTGAAAGGTGGAAAAATTTATGCTTATGACGGTGAGAAATTCTTACATGTATCTTCAAAAGGCGATGGAAGTTTAGATTTTTATGTTAGCTGCAAGAAGGATGAAAACTGGATAAAAAACAGCGGGATAAATTTCTCAGACAAAGCACAAGTGATTGAATGGTTTAAAGAAGAATTCTCAAAATGGGATCCTGTATGGCTTGAGTTGGCTGAAAATGTAAGTTTACCTCTTCTTCTTCGTCCTCAGTATTGTATGCCGTTAGATCAGAATTGGGATACTTTACCTAATCTTACCATCTTGGGAGATGCAGCGCATCCAATGCCTCCATCTGGTGAAGGTGTAAACTTGGCAATGTTAGATTCTTTGGAATTAAGTGAATGTCTTACGAATGGAAATTTTAAGGACATACATGCAGCAATGGAAGCATACGAAAAACAAATGCAAGCAAGAGCTGCTCAAGAAGCACAAGAATCGTTAGAAATGACAGAATGGATGCATTCCGAAGGAGCAACAGAAAGGTTAATGCAGATGTTGAGTTAA
- a CDS encoding TetR/AcrR family transcriptional regulator, with amino-acid sequence MGLRELKKDRMRKSISNLATRLFIDKGYHNVTMAEIAEKAQVSVPTLFNYFPSKEALVFDEDKEQEKELIDAVISRKPGTSILDALREFTIQHATLEPEELKNFKTFNHLIDSTPELSNYAKSMWMRHEQTLASTIQKEAKKKISKIEAEAIAHFCLDSLHRSLKFANPKTSIDSLFSLLKNGWNG; translated from the coding sequence ATGGGCCTAAGAGAGCTTAAAAAAGATAGAATGCGCAAATCTATCTCCAATCTTGCGACTAGACTTTTCATAGATAAGGGTTATCATAACGTCACAATGGCAGAGATCGCTGAGAAGGCCCAGGTCTCCGTGCCGACCCTATTCAATTACTTTCCATCGAAAGAAGCCTTAGTATTTGATGAGGACAAGGAACAGGAGAAGGAGCTAATTGATGCTGTTATTTCCAGAAAGCCAGGGACATCCATCTTGGATGCACTTAGAGAGTTTACCATCCAGCACGCAACTCTTGAACCAGAAGAATTAAAAAATTTTAAAACATTCAATCATCTGATCGATTCCACTCCAGAATTAAGCAATTATGCAAAGTCCATGTGGATGAGACATGAACAAACTTTAGCTTCTACAATCCAAAAAGAAGCTAAGAAAAAGATCAGTAAGATCGAAGCAGAAGCGATTGCCCATTTCTGTTTGGATTCTTTACATCGATCCTTGAAATTCGCAAATCCAAAGACGAGTATAGATTCTCTATTTTCTTTGTTGAAGAATGGCTGGAACGGATAA
- a CDS encoding HAD family hydrolase, with translation MAVLLDLDNTVFDSIGIYEFTIREMEKKAKTLGFSSSKEFKKAYDIVRSEVKKELPNNPVNRLRILYFKKMSELLFGKLDPAFVLKLDSAYFGLFLQGIKDWKKKNATEFKKILSLLRALQEVQDLVIITNESLRTQLLKLSVLFPKDIQYKLVTSEESGAEKPSALIFNKALAGVDPKKSYIIGDSLKDDVGGGLSFGLESFYLKSPISSSKTKSVLEKKSLEGKEYWESPDLSSALNYILSLEKGIVL, from the coding sequence ATGGCAGTTCTTTTGGATTTGGATAATACGGTCTTCGATTCTATAGGGATCTATGAGTTTACGATCCGTGAAATGGAAAAAAAGGCAAAGACCTTGGGTTTCTCTTCTTCCAAAGAATTTAAAAAGGCTTATGATATCGTTCGCTCAGAAGTGAAAAAAGAACTTCCGAACAATCCAGTCAATCGATTACGAATTCTATATTTCAAGAAGATGTCGGAACTTCTTTTTGGAAAGTTGGATCCTGCTTTCGTTTTGAAATTGGACTCTGCTTACTTTGGACTTTTTCTGCAAGGGATTAAAGATTGGAAGAAGAAGAATGCCACAGAGTTCAAAAAGATTTTGTCTTTACTAAGAGCTTTGCAAGAAGTCCAGGATTTGGTCATCATCACAAATGAATCTCTCAGAACTCAATTACTGAAATTATCCGTTCTATTTCCCAAAGACATCCAATACAAATTAGTAACCTCAGAAGAAAGTGGAGCAGAAAAACCTTCTGCTTTGATCTTTAATAAGGCTCTCGCAGGCGTTGATCCTAAAAAGTCTTATATTATCGGAGATTCATTAAAGGATGATGTAGGCGGAGGACTTTCTTTTGGATTAGAATCTTTTTATCTTAAAAGTCCAATCTCTTCTAGCAAAACTAAATCGGTTCTGGAAAAGAAAAGTTTAGAAGGAAAAGAATATTGGGAATCGCCTGATCTATCTTCTGCATTAAATTATATCTTAAGCTTAGAGAAAGGGATCGTGCTGTAA
- a CDS encoding NAD(P)-binding protein, translating to MSEDRFSRKVFLSALAFCAALWGIGSYFSFRKKKIQGSILGPDRETGHRLRQARADFSPTSTIQTKVLIAGAGISGLSSGYYLSQFGISDYLILDLEKDVGGNSRYSETNSLKYPWGAHYLPQPGPESVLVRKFLEENGLVQGKDSNGNPIYPEKYLCFDPEERLFYQGRWQAGLVPRRSGEPDSQELLFRKIINSWQNKRGRDGQKAFCIPIDRSSRDPEILKLDRITFADYLKSLGIQSPEILWYADYCTRDDYGGNSDNISAWAGLHYFCSRLREDEDSPPVLTWPEGNGFLLEHLLKPSKDKIRTSTLVERIRKNSGSWEINAYDVKEKKDILIKAEQVIYSMPSFTRKYILGEKEPFLQNLEYSPWLVANLFVDELPQGKGHPPAWENVIYKSKSLGYVVSTHQDLRALRPGSVLTYYLAFGEKDTLAARRSILPKTWDAWKEEILSDLKRPHPNIESLVSRIDIMTHAHAMIRPVPGFLWGGEREKLAKSESGIHFAHCDLSGISIFEEALYRGFEASKKVQTSSKRY from the coding sequence ATGTCCGAAGATCGTTTTTCCAGAAAAGTATTCCTCTCCGCATTAGCATTTTGCGCGGCCCTATGGGGGATCGGGTCATATTTTAGTTTCAGAAAAAAAAAGATCCAAGGAAGTATTTTAGGCCCGGACAGAGAAACTGGTCATAGACTTAGACAAGCAAGGGCAGACTTTTCTCCTACAAGTACAATCCAAACAAAGGTGCTCATCGCAGGAGCAGGGATCTCAGGACTTTCTTCCGGATATTATCTATCCCAATTCGGGATCTCGGATTATTTGATCTTAGATCTGGAGAAGGATGTGGGCGGCAATTCAAGATATTCCGAAACCAATTCCTTAAAATACCCTTGGGGTGCACATTATCTTCCGCAGCCAGGACCTGAGTCAGTACTCGTTCGTAAATTTTTAGAAGAGAATGGACTAGTCCAAGGTAAAGACTCGAATGGAAATCCAATCTATCCCGAAAAGTATCTTTGTTTTGATCCGGAAGAGAGACTTTTTTACCAGGGAAGATGGCAAGCTGGTTTAGTTCCTAGAAGAAGTGGAGAACCTGATTCACAAGAATTATTATTTCGTAAAATTATAAACTCTTGGCAGAACAAAAGAGGAAGAGACGGGCAAAAAGCATTTTGTATTCCAATAGATCGTTCTTCCAGAGATCCTGAAATTTTAAAATTAGATCGTATCACTTTTGCTGATTATCTAAAATCGTTAGGAATCCAATCACCTGAGATCTTATGGTATGCAGATTATTGCACAAGAGACGATTACGGTGGGAATTCCGACAATATCTCTGCTTGGGCAGGACTTCATTATTTCTGTTCTCGATTAAGAGAAGATGAAGATTCTCCTCCAGTTCTTACCTGGCCAGAAGGAAACGGATTCTTGTTGGAGCACCTACTAAAGCCATCTAAAGATAAGATCAGAACTTCCACACTCGTAGAAAGAATTCGTAAGAATTCAGGAAGCTGGGAAATCAATGCTTATGATGTAAAAGAAAAGAAAGACATTCTTATCAAAGCAGAACAAGTGATTTACTCTATGCCTTCTTTCACCAGAAAATATATCTTGGGAGAAAAGGAACCATTCTTACAAAATCTGGAATATTCTCCTTGGTTGGTTGCAAATCTATTCGTAGATGAACTTCCGCAAGGAAAGGGACATCCTCCAGCTTGGGAAAATGTAATTTATAAAAGTAAATCTTTAGGCTATGTCGTATCTACTCACCAAGATCTAAGAGCACTCAGGCCAGGGTCAGTTCTTACTTACTATCTTGCTTTTGGAGAAAAAGATACTCTTGCTGCAAGAAGGTCTATTCTTCCTAAAACCTGGGACGCTTGGAAGGAAGAGATACTTTCCGATCTAAAAAGACCTCATCCAAATATAGAAAGTTTGGTTTCACGGATCGACATCATGACTCATGCTCATGCAATGATACGTCCTGTTCCTGGATTTCTTTGGGGAGGAGAAAGAGAGAAATTAGCAAAATCAGAATCAGGAATTCATTTCGCTCATTGTGACCTGAGCGGGATTTCTATTTTTGAAGAAGCTTTATATAGAGGATTCGAAGCTTCTAAAAAAGTACAAACTTCCTCTAAGAGATATTGA
- a CDS encoding VOC family protein: MIIVEGIDYIVIPTGDIEASVKFYSELFDFETIEEKGNEFAIIGLDSVNIKLLNTNGVKSSLTEVKSPVLSFVLDVDDFTEAIVELESKSVQIVRGPEARDGGEFLHFLDPSGNILEINYKED, translated from the coding sequence ATGATCATCGTAGAAGGAATCGATTATATTGTAATACCTACCGGGGATATAGAAGCCTCTGTAAAATTCTATTCCGAACTATTTGATTTCGAGACGATCGAGGAAAAAGGAAACGAATTCGCAATCATCGGTTTGGATTCTGTGAACATTAAACTCCTCAATACCAACGGAGTTAAAAGTTCTTTAACCGAAGTTAAATCCCCTGTCCTCAGTTTCGTATTGGATGTGGATGATTTTACCGAAGCGATCGTAGAACTCGAGTCTAAGTCAGTTCAAATCGTAAGAGGCCCAGAAGCCAGAGACGGAGGAGAGTTCCTTCATTTCTTGGATCCATCCGGTAATATTTTAGAGATCAATTACAAAGAAGATTAA
- a CDS encoding LIC10067 family putative lipoprotein: protein MRFQTQILAIILFLSIFGLGCSSSKDADLATQLGLGNPVITEIDPPSGSPPIGTTAGTTVTIKGRLFSANTSLTTVKFNGVSASVLSATETEIVTVVPAGASTGTLFVTKDGPVVCDENNGDTATNCYGSKFYIDCYKSFDSLYGEELGVSYPDSKTFAITGQTGTKALRIDLNPDGPTNVKIACDTYLIYSKFSKTCARTDVGTFSDTNTWIFEPTLTFSSYYTVQMFVTAGKGDCTVSFP from the coding sequence ATGCGATTTCAGACTCAGATCTTAGCTATTATTTTGTTTCTATCTATCTTTGGACTTGGTTGTTCTTCGAGCAAAGACGCAGACCTTGCCACCCAATTAGGTTTGGGTAATCCTGTGATCACAGAAATTGATCCTCCTAGTGGATCTCCTCCAATTGGAACAACTGCTGGAACAACGGTCACAATCAAGGGTCGTTTATTCTCAGCTAATACAAGCTTAACAACGGTTAAATTTAACGGAGTTTCTGCAAGTGTTCTAAGCGCCACTGAGACAGAGATTGTTACAGTAGTTCCTGCCGGTGCCTCCACCGGAACATTATTTGTGACTAAAGATGGGCCTGTTGTTTGTGATGAAAATAACGGGGATACGGCTACTAACTGTTATGGTAGCAAATTTTACATAGATTGTTATAAGTCCTTCGACAGTTTATATGGAGAAGAATTGGGAGTATCTTATCCTGATTCTAAAACCTTTGCGATTACCGGCCAAACTGGAACTAAGGCTCTTAGAATTGACCTGAACCCTGACGGGCCTACCAATGTTAAGATTGCCTGTGATACGTATCTGATCTATTCTAAGTTTTCTAAAACCTGTGCCCGCACGGATGTAGGAACTTTTAGCGACACTAACACTTGGATATTTGAGCCTACTTTGACCTTCTCCAGTTATTATACAGTCCAGATGTTTGTTACTGCCGGAAAGGGTGATTGTACGGTATCATTTCCTTAA
- a CDS encoding enoyl-CoA hydratase/isomerase family protein, with translation MSETVLYSIEDYTCIISLNRPEKRNAISRELLYQLMSHIERASKDPKIRALVLRGEGSVFCAGADLKERADMSEKEVHKFLDQVGKCFLALENLPFPTIAALDGDAYGGGLEMALCCDFILMSAEAKVGLTETGLGIIPGAGGTQRLPRRVGKTKALELILTASVIDAQTALDIQLANSVWHDSAFMAGKKLASLLSEKAPISLRLAKEAIKEGEGKDIQTALKIERKHYNKTLKTEDRIEALKAFREKRKPEFKGK, from the coding sequence ATGAGCGAGACTGTTCTTTATTCCATCGAAGATTATACGTGCATAATCAGTTTAAATCGACCCGAAAAACGAAACGCAATTTCTAGAGAATTGCTATATCAGCTTATGTCCCATATAGAAAGAGCAAGTAAGGACCCAAAAATCCGGGCTCTAGTACTCAGGGGAGAAGGTTCCGTATTCTGCGCAGGAGCCGACCTGAAAGAAAGAGCGGATATGTCCGAGAAAGAAGTACATAAATTTCTGGACCAAGTAGGGAAATGTTTTCTGGCTCTGGAAAATCTTCCCTTCCCAACGATAGCTGCTCTCGATGGAGATGCTTACGGTGGCGGATTAGAAATGGCTCTCTGTTGTGACTTCATTCTTATGAGCGCAGAAGCAAAAGTAGGCCTTACTGAAACTGGACTGGGAATTATTCCAGGCGCAGGTGGAACCCAAAGACTTCCTCGAAGAGTAGGAAAAACAAAAGCATTAGAGCTTATTTTAACAGCATCTGTGATAGATGCGCAAACCGCGTTGGATATCCAACTTGCAAATTCTGTATGGCATGACTCAGCATTTATGGCCGGAAAAAAATTGGCCTCCTTACTTTCTGAAAAGGCTCCTATCTCCTTAAGACTTGCTAAAGAAGCAATTAAAGAAGGAGAAGGAAAAGATATACAAACAGCCTTAAAGATAGAAAGAAAACATTATAATAAAACACTAAAAACAGAAGATAGGATAGAAGCCTTAAAGGCTTTCCGAGAAAAAAGAAAACCGGAATTTAAAGGAAAATAG
- the dcd gene encoding dCTP deaminase, with product MILTGKEIKKRLEKDIIIDPYSDNRLNPNSYNLRLHNELVRYTESPLDMKKSNPSENLIIPDSGLLLQPGVLYLGRTLEYTETHNLVPMLEGRSSIGRLGMYVHVTAGFGDVGFKGFWTLEISVIQPLVIYPNVEICQIFYHTVEGEITEYKSGKYQGNKGIQTSMLYKDFENGKY from the coding sequence ATGATTCTAACGGGTAAGGAAATTAAAAAAAGATTAGAGAAGGATATCATTATAGATCCTTACTCCGACAATAGATTAAATCCAAACTCTTATAATCTAAGGCTTCATAACGAATTAGTTCGTTATACAGAAAGCCCTTTAGATATGAAAAAATCCAATCCTTCCGAAAACCTGATCATCCCTGATTCAGGATTACTTTTACAGCCTGGAGTTCTTTATCTAGGTAGGACCTTAGAGTACACTGAAACACATAATCTAGTCCCAATGTTAGAAGGTCGCTCTTCTATTGGTAGATTAGGAATGTATGTGCATGTGACTGCAGGATTCGGAGATGTAGGATTCAAAGGATTTTGGACCCTTGAAATTTCAGTTATCCAGCCTTTAGTCATTTATCCGAATGTAGAAATTTGCCAGATCTTCTACCACACTGTCGAAGGTGAGATCACAGAATATAAATCAGGCAAATACCAAGGCAATAAAGGTATCCAAACCTCTATGCTTTATAAGGATTTCGAGAACGGGAAATATTAA